The Arachis ipaensis cultivar K30076 chromosome B07, Araip1.1, whole genome shotgun sequence genome includes a window with the following:
- the LOC110264319 gene encoding uncharacterized protein LOC110264319 — translation MLMWHYYDMWQQMDLAFSPTKEMRLSGINLVAATYVFSNDLPPSEILVDVGPFHIDRKAAFTLVPKEKLVDDVLDVVVTMLSHTSPSYLWFLPTTIMQAALEMRSLSTGTLATIKAKHMPSKVDEVHRIYVPMWTVGHWYLMIIDNVRRKLIYLDSLVNPEETEDRQTAMTKVALYLESITLGQAWLSSNDGVRPRFSTYDIEDADVPQQDRGSYAYYFLINFPYSCIESRTLNLILIWLTLPFCSLSRYTSP, via the exons ATGTTGATGTGGCATTATTATGACATGTGGCAGCAAATGGACCTAGCATTTTCACCCACTAAGGAGATGCGGTTGTCCGGGATAAACCTAGTGGCTGCGACTTATGTATTCAGCAACGACCTACCACCTAG TGAGATCCTGGTTGATGTTGGACCTTTCCACATTGACAGGAAGGCAGCATTCACGCTTGTACCAAAGGAAAAACTCGTCGACGAT GTCCTTGATGTTGTCGTTACAATGCTTTCCCACACCAGCCCGAGCTATTTGTGGTTCCTCCCGACTACAATTATG CAAGCCGCCCTGGAAATGCGATCTCTATCGACGGGTACGCTTGCAACGATCAAGGCAAAGCATATGCCATCGAAGGTTGACGAAGTGCATCGG ATTTATGTGCCGATGTGGACTGTCGGGCATTGGTACCTGATGATCATTGACAACGTAAGACGTAAGCTAATTTACTTAGATTCACTAGTTAATCCAGAAGAGACCGAAGACAGGCAAACGGCGATGACTAAAGTG GCACTGTACCTTGAATCCATAACCCTCGGCCAAGCATGGCTATCATCAAATGATGGGGTGCGCCCAAGGTTCTCAACATACGACATCGAAGATGCTGATGTCCCGCAACAAGATCGTGGATCGTATGCATACtattttcttattaattttcCCTACTCATGTATTGAATCACGTACTTTAAACTTAATTCTAATTTGGCTAACCCTACCCTTCTGTTCACTTAGTAGGTATACTTCCCCCTAG